Within Desulfobacter sp., the genomic segment TTTACTTGCTTTTACATTTCTTACCTCGTTGTACATTAATGGTTTTAGCAAAGTCCGTACCAGAACGGATTCTGTTCCAAAATCCGGGCCGGCACTCCGTTGTATATTCAAACGGACTGTCCCCTCGATACAATACAACCCATGACAGGAAACAAGAATGTCTCTATTATCGTATCAATCGCCAAGACAAAAACATCTCAGTCGGCAGGTTAATATCGCGGGAATTCAATGGTAAATTTAAGGGGTATGGTCAACCTTATCAAAGCCACCGGGAAAAAATCAAGAAAAAAATTACTATTTATTAATCAATCCCCAGATATCCTTTAACTCATCCATGTGGCCCATCAGGATGTTCATAAAGGCCAATTCTGTTTCCAGCATCTCCCGGTCCTCTTTGCGCAGCCATTCGGACAGCCAGGCAAACCTCAGTGCCAGGACATATTCGGGAAACCAGTTTAAAGATGCAGCCCCCATGATCCCGGCATCTTTGAGACGGGATAAAAAGGTGGTGACCATGGGCATGGCCAGCCCTTCAGGATGTTCGATACCTGCACACCCGACAAGGTTTGCCGCATCATAACAATCCGGCTTAAGCCCTGAAAATTCCCAGTCGATCACCGCTTTGAGTCCATGGTCTCTCCAGATCACATTCAGGGGGTGGAAATCTCCGTGGCAAAAGCCTGCAGGCAGGCCGTCGTGGGCGGCCATAAAGCCCTTCTCAAGGAATTTAAGGACGGGCAGGTATTGATTAAAATAATCCGGATGACGAATCTCCATGTCCCGGAATAGCTTATAAATATAGTCTTTAATGGAAAAAAAGGGGAAGGAAATAGAGGTTGAAAGGCCTGGGGCAGCCCGGTGCATATCAACGAGGAATCCGGCCATGGCCGCCCCCATATCCGGGGAAGAAAGCCATCCGGGCCGGTCAATCCCCGTGGAATACAGATACCGGGTAATCTGAAAGCAGTCTTCCCCGATAAAGGGCAGATATTCACCGGTGACTGCCGGTTCCGGCGCCAGGGCGGCCCCCAGGCCACTGCGGTTCAACAGGGCCAGGGTCCGGGCCACCCGGTCCCGTTGCCGGTACTTTGCACCGGCAAACATTTCAATGAGAAAGCGCCTGCCGGAGAAGTCTTCAAACACGGCCCTGGACAAAGACCTTTCAGGGCTGCCTTCTATCTGTGCATCGCTGCACACCGATTTGATGCCCATGTCCCAGAGTTGGCTGACCCGGTCCTGGAATTCCTGCCGGGCCAGCGCTGTTATGATTTCCAAATCCGGCACCGCCTAAATCATGGCACAAAGGGCCTTGCCGTATTCCTGGGCCGCCTGAATCCCGCCGCCCACCCAGCCGGCCTTGAGCATCAGGGGGCCGCCGGAAGCCATCTTCATCTTGAAGATATGCTCCATGGTATCAAATATCCTGCCGGCAGCCTCGCCGCTCCAGCCGTAGGAGCCAAAGGCCCCGCCGGGTTTCCCTTCCATCTCCGCCCGCTCGGCGATAAAAAGCAATTGCTTCATGGAAGTGATCATTTCCCCGTGGTAGGTGGGGGAGCCGAAAATATAGGCGTCATAACCGTTAAGATCCTCTTCGCTTTTAATTTCGCTGACCCGCCGGATCACCGCGTCATGGCCGGAAATCCTTACGCCCTCGGCAATGAGGTCGGCAATTCCCTTTGTCTCTTCGGACCTTGTGGCATAGACGATCAATACGCTTCCCATCGTTCCCTCCTTAGAATAGAATGGTTGAATTAATCTCTTCAATGGATTTAACACCGGTCATGAACATGGCCTTTTTCAGAATTTTGGCCACATGTTCAAGGTGAAGGCGGACCCCGTAGGCGCCGCCGCCCACTGCCGCCCGGATAATATCCCGGCCCAGGAGCACAGCATCCGCTCCCAGGGCAAGCATTTTAAGCACATCGTACCCCGTCCTCACCCCGCCGTCCACGGTCAGGGCCACCCGGTCTCCCACACGGGCCCGGATCAGTGGCAGGACCTCGGCGGTTCCCGGGGTGCTGTCCAGAACCCGCCCCCCGTGGTTGGAAACGCCAACGGCGGCCACTCCGGCTTCAGCGCACTTTTCCGCCTCATCCGGCCGCATCACCCCTTTGGCAATGAACGGCAGGGAAGAAAATCCCACCAGCTCCCGTAAATCCTTGACGCTCTTTCTGAATACCGGCTGTCCGTGGCGGGCCATGATGGTGGAGCCGGCGCCGTCCAGGTCAACGCCCACGGCCCGGCACCCCGAACCTTCCGCCCGTTCAATCAGCGCTTTAAGAACATCCTGGGACCGGGGTTTAAAAATAGCGATCCCCTGTCCATTGCAGGCGTCCATGGCATCAAGGCTGGGATTTTTCTGCGGGGTGTAAAACCAGGTATCGCCCCTCAAGGCAATGGTGCCGGCATCCCTGGCCCCCATGAGTACGGCTTTGCAAAAATCGGTTTCATCCAGGGCGTTGTTGTATTTTTCCGCCCCGGCCGTAGACGAAGGGAGAATGGGAAAATCCAGGTCCATACCCAGAAACCGGGTTCGGGTATCCGGTTGGAAGTGCGCTCCGACCACGGACATATTAAACCGGATATTGTCTAGGGCAAAGACATTATTCCTGAAGGAAAGCCCCTTTCCGGCCCCGCCCAGTCCGATGGGTTTGCCGTAGCTCTCACGCTGGCAAATCTTATCGCCGCTTCCGTCGCAGGACGGGTAAGCCGCACAGATCCCCTTCATCTTTTTCCTGGCCAGGTCCCGGACCTCTTCCAGGGTGCCCGGCAGCTCATCCTTTAAAAGGATCATGCGCTGGTCAGACCGGCAGTTGCTGCATACGGCAGGCTTTTCAGGTTCGTTATATTCACGATGGCACACAGAACAATACCAGGAACTCATGGACATATCTCCTTATTTATTAACGATAACGCCGGCGGTTCGGATCTTTGAATCTTGGAATGTTAACACCACCTTACCCTGATTCCAGCTCGAAACACAAGTATTAACCACATCCTTGCAATGCCCGCGCATTGCCATCAAAATAAATCGATACAGATTTTTGCAATAAACAGGCCAAGCCATTTTATGAGTTTTACCTTGCCAAAAAGGCACGAAATATGCAACAAAGTTGAACAGTATCTAATGATCAAGCCACATCAAAACCTGTCAAGGAGACAATTCCATGGACACGGAAAAACCCAAATTATACGCATTGAGTACCTGCAGTCATTGCAAATCAACCAAAAAACTATTCAGCCAGTGTAAGGTTGAATACGATTATGTGGAGGTGGACGATCTGGAAGGGGAGGAACGGAAAGCCATACTGGCGGACATTAAAGAATTGAATCCCCGCTGCTCTTTTCCCACCATTAAAATAAACGACACCGTTATTGTGGGGTACAAGGAAAAACAAATCAAGGAGGCACTGGGGATTAAAGATGAAGGTTGAACAGCTTTACGAGGCACTGAAAAAATCACAGGAAGCCAAAGGCATCTATTTTAACAAAGACAGGGACCTGGTCTTTGAACTGCTGGAGGCCCTGCTCCTGAACAAGGAAAGATACGGATACATGGCCTGCCCCTGCCGGCTGGCCTGCGGGGACAGGGATCACGACAAGGACATCATCTGCCCCTGTGATTACCGGGCACCGGACCTTGAAGAATTCGGCGCCTGCTTCTGCGGGCTGTATATTTCCACCGCCCTGCACAATAACGAAATCGAATCCGAGTATGTTCCTGAGCGGCGGCCGCCTGAAAAGATCTTTTAAGGGGTACACCAACAAAGGAGACGACCATGAATGAGAATGAATGCACACCTGTATTAAACACCGGCTTGAGGGGTGTGGATGTCGCAAGCTCAAAAATCTGCGATGTCCAGGGCAAGGAAGGCAAACTCATTTACAGGGGATACCTGATCCAGGACCTGGCGGAAAAGGCCAATTTTGAGGAAACCTGCTTTCTGCTGCTCTATGAGCGCCTCCCTTCAAAGGAGGAACTGGCCGATTTTACCCGAAGCCTGGCAGCCAAGCGAAATATTCCCGAGAATATTTTCACCCTCATGGCGTCACTGCCGGCGGATATGACCCCCATGGACGTCCTCCAGACCGTTACGCCCATGCTGCTGCAAAACGACCCCAATGCCGGAAAAGAAGGGATGGAGAACACACTGTACAGCGCGGAGAACCTCATCGCGGGCATGGCAACGGCAACGGCAGCCTGGGACCGGATCCGAAACAGAAAAGAACCGGTGGCCCCGGACCCGTCCCTCTCCCATGCCGCCAATTTTCTCTATATGCTCAATGGGGAAAAACCCGACGACGAGTCCGCCCATTTCTTTGATACAGGACTTGTGCTCCATGCCGAGCACTCTTTCAACGCCTCCACCTTTACGGCCCGCCAGGTGGCTTCTACCAAGGCCCATATTTATGCGGCCATCACTGCAGCCCTGGGTTCCTTGTCAGGGCCGCTGCACGGCGGGGCAAACGTCAGGGTGATGAAAATGCTCAAGGAAATCGGATCAGTGGATAATATAGACAATTATATCAACGGCGTTTTGGACTC encodes:
- a CDS encoding alpha-hydroxy-acid oxidizing protein: MSSWYCSVCHREYNEPEKPAVCSNCRSDQRMILLKDELPGTLEEVRDLARKKMKGICAAYPSCDGSGDKICQRESYGKPIGLGGAGKGLSFRNNVFALDNIRFNMSVVGAHFQPDTRTRFLGMDLDFPILPSSTAGAEKYNNALDETDFCKAVLMGARDAGTIALRGDTWFYTPQKNPSLDAMDACNGQGIAIFKPRSQDVLKALIERAEGSGCRAVGVDLDGAGSTIMARHGQPVFRKSVKDLRELVGFSSLPFIAKGVMRPDEAEKCAEAGVAAVGVSNHGGRVLDSTPGTAEVLPLIRARVGDRVALTVDGGVRTGYDVLKMLALGADAVLLGRDIIRAAVGGGAYGVRLHLEHVAKILKKAMFMTGVKSIEEINSTILF
- a CDS encoding FprA family A-type flavoprotein — its product is MGSVLIVYATRSEETKGIADLIAEGVRISGHDAVIRRVSEIKSEEDLNGYDAYIFGSPTYHGEMITSMKQLLFIAERAEMEGKPGGAFGSYGWSGEAAGRIFDTMEHIFKMKMASGGPLMLKAGWVGGGIQAAQEYGKALCAMI
- a CDS encoding ferredoxin:thioredoxin reductase yields the protein MKVEQLYEALKKSQEAKGIYFNKDRDLVFELLEALLLNKERYGYMACPCRLACGDRDHDKDIICPCDYRAPDLEEFGACFCGLYISTALHNNEIESEYVPERRPPEKIF
- a CDS encoding citrate (Si)-synthase, whose translation is MNENECTPVLNTGLRGVDVASSKICDVQGKEGKLIYRGYLIQDLAEKANFEETCFLLLYERLPSKEELADFTRSLAAKRNIPENIFTLMASLPADMTPMDVLQTVTPMLLQNDPNAGKEGMENTLYSAENLIAGMATATAAWDRIRNRKEPVAPDPSLSHAANFLYMLNGEKPDDESAHFFDTGLVLHAEHSFNASTFTARQVASTKAHIYAAITAALGSLSGPLHGGANVRVMKMLKEIGSVDNIDNYINGVLDSGGLIMGLGHAVYQTDDPRAIILAPMSRRMGELAGDTKWYELSKALEVRGKAAFKERKQREIFCNVDFYSASLFYSMGIAMDLFTPLFAVSRVSGWTAHVIEEQFAMAAPKPSLYRPGAAYVGDYCGPDECSYTEIDDR
- a CDS encoding glutaredoxin family protein, with product MDTEKPKLYALSTCSHCKSTKKLFSQCKVEYDYVEVDDLEGEERKAILADIKELNPRCSFPTIKINDTVIVGYKEKQIKEALGIKDEG
- a CDS encoding aminoglycoside phosphotransferase family protein; this encodes MEIITALARQEFQDRVSQLWDMGIKSVCSDAQIEGSPERSLSRAVFEDFSGRRFLIEMFAGAKYRQRDRVARTLALLNRSGLGAALAPEPAVTGEYLPFIGEDCFQITRYLYSTGIDRPGWLSSPDMGAAMAGFLVDMHRAAPGLSTSISFPFFSIKDYIYKLFRDMEIRHPDYFNQYLPVLKFLEKGFMAAHDGLPAGFCHGDFHPLNVIWRDHGLKAVIDWEFSGLKPDCYDAANLVGCAGIEHPEGLAMPMVTTFLSRLKDAGIMGAASLNWFPEYVLALRFAWLSEWLRKEDREMLETELAFMNILMGHMDELKDIWGLINK